From one Candidatus Methanoplasma termitum genomic stretch:
- a CDS encoding V-type ATP synthase subunit E, translating into MALDNVTKEIRASADKRVSEIEAQTKAEVRAIRAEADAQISDMKAKEDKKLKEAVERLKRQELSSAELESKKIVLSRKREILAKVFETLLADLESAPRDVKLGQYKEMIESAKTVIGKPKVVISDKDNFTAKELGVKSVTKDPKIRAGLVLQSEDDTEEVDMQYETLLRNIWDTEIKALSDILFG; encoded by the coding sequence ATGGCATTAGATAACGTCACGAAGGAGATCAGGGCGTCCGCCGACAAACGGGTCAGCGAGATCGAGGCTCAGACCAAAGCAGAGGTCAGGGCGATCCGAGCCGAGGCGGACGCACAGATATCCGACATGAAAGCAAAAGAGGACAAGAAGCTCAAAGAAGCAGTTGAGCGTCTCAAACGCCAGGAACTTTCAAGCGCAGAGCTGGAAAGCAAGAAGATCGTTCTCTCAAGGAAGAGAGAGATCCTCGCCAAGGTATTCGAGACACTCCTCGCCGATCTGGAGTCCGCTCCCAGGGATGTAAAGCTTGGGCAGTATAAAGAGATGATAGAATCGGCGAAGACGGTCATCGGCAAACCGAAGGTGGTGATCTCTGACAAGGACAACTTTACTGCCAAGGAATTAGGCGTAAAGTCCGTCACCAAGGACCCGAAGATACGTGCGGGCCTTGTACTTCAGAGCGAGGATGACACTGAAGAGGTCGACATGCAGTATGAGACCCTGCTTCGGAATATCTGGGATACTGAGATAAAGGCCTTGTCCGACATCCTGTTCGGGTGA
- a CDS encoding ATPase yields MALTGDTQFGMGLIAIGAGLAVGLTGLGAGMAEKDVGAAAVGAITEDPSIFGKAMIFMVLPETIVIFGLVIAIMAIFVMGG; encoded by the coding sequence ATGGCATTGACAGGAGATACGCAATTTGGAATGGGACTCATAGCGATAGGGGCCGGACTTGCAGTCGGGCTCACCGGTCTCGGAGCAGGTATGGCAGAGAAAGATGTAGGTGCAGCGGCAGTGGGTGCGATAACAGAGGACCCGAGCATCTTCGGTAAGGCAATGATCTTCATGGTCCTTCCGGAAACCATCGTCATCTTTGGTCTGGTCATAGCAATCATGGCAATATTCGTGATGGGTGGATAA
- a CDS encoding V-type ATP synthase subunit I: MSRIVVVGTKTRMEEAIEAFYSVRALHIIDHTSGVDNISIGATLPRNSKAAERLLKIRAMAKELGVGKNTETARVPVGEIRSQISSGSVEDIEAEVLKALDKKNDLNLRITELNTKKKSLELLSAIPVDLELYSGYKSLTVIVGTVQENPTEPLKALAEAETFVSFDKKKGGTAAVFVKNSEKDKATSILSDCGFVEIAVPEGKGSASEALVLTNESLADLNAKLESAEKEIEALQMKHKTFLRASEEELAIEIEKGEVPLRIAVSEYSYIMDAWIPTKKVEAVKSELESRMGNDVHVEFEETRGRNLHEEEEIEERFKKVPTKGNNGIIAKEFEYATNLVSTPKYQEIDPSILIMFFLPLLFGFMIGDCGYAIPFIILGAYGLKVTRHKDWRAIATVLFFGGIWAFLFGFFFFGEALGMHFVGHWAPPLEMTWEGLLGIHLPDWFSGMMVNEIGVEKLGDVSLLLKLSVYIGVVHLLIGYICGYINIRMQHNNKHAFMEKGGWIITFIGMVMLCYVLTQMLFNKTGIEGMLLYILVIAVVMLVAGVAINFKTEKIMAILELPGIVGNILSYTRLAAIGMSKAGMAMAFNYIAFGMIMGMKEVVDWGAVPIYALVIGLVLCAFLHLVVWTLGILSAGLHALRLQFVELMTKFFVGGGIKYEPLKIKRFRTILTKEETSKEV, from the coding sequence ATGAGTAGGATCGTGGTTGTGGGCACCAAGACCCGCATGGAGGAAGCAATAGAGGCTTTCTACAGCGTCAGGGCGCTTCACATAATAGATCATACTTCCGGCGTTGACAACATTTCCATCGGGGCCACATTACCAAGGAATTCAAAAGCCGCCGAAAGGCTGCTCAAGATAAGGGCGATGGCAAAAGAGCTCGGAGTAGGTAAAAATACCGAAACAGCGCGGGTACCCGTTGGGGAAATAAGATCCCAGATATCATCTGGCAGCGTCGAGGACATCGAGGCCGAAGTTCTAAAGGCACTTGATAAGAAAAATGATCTTAATCTGAGAATCACTGAGTTAAACACCAAGAAGAAGAGCTTAGAACTTCTCTCGGCGATCCCGGTGGATCTTGAACTCTATTCAGGGTACAAGAGCCTGACGGTGATCGTAGGAACAGTACAGGAGAATCCGACCGAGCCCCTCAAGGCGCTCGCTGAGGCCGAGACATTTGTTTCTTTTGACAAGAAAAAAGGCGGCACCGCAGCGGTGTTTGTGAAGAACTCGGAAAAGGACAAAGCAACATCCATTCTTTCGGATTGCGGTTTCGTTGAGATAGCGGTCCCGGAAGGAAAAGGATCAGCCTCAGAGGCGCTTGTACTGACCAATGAAAGCTTGGCTGACCTCAACGCCAAGCTGGAGTCCGCAGAGAAAGAGATCGAAGCACTTCAGATGAAACACAAGACATTCCTCCGTGCATCGGAAGAGGAACTTGCGATCGAGATCGAGAAGGGAGAGGTCCCGCTCAGGATCGCAGTCAGTGAGTATTCCTACATAATGGATGCCTGGATCCCTACCAAAAAGGTAGAGGCCGTGAAGTCGGAACTAGAATCAAGAATGGGCAACGATGTCCACGTCGAATTCGAAGAGACGCGCGGCAGGAACCTGCACGAGGAAGAAGAGATTGAGGAAAGATTCAAAAAAGTACCCACAAAAGGTAACAACGGAATAATCGCGAAGGAATTCGAGTACGCCACAAACCTGGTCTCGACACCCAAATATCAGGAGATCGACCCGTCGATCCTGATCATGTTCTTCCTTCCGCTGCTCTTTGGTTTCATGATCGGTGACTGCGGATATGCGATACCGTTCATAATACTCGGAGCGTACGGTCTTAAGGTCACACGCCACAAGGACTGGCGTGCCATCGCTACTGTTCTGTTCTTCGGCGGCATATGGGCATTCTTATTCGGGTTCTTCTTCTTCGGGGAAGCACTCGGAATGCACTTTGTCGGCCACTGGGCGCCGCCACTGGAAATGACATGGGAAGGGCTGTTGGGCATACATTTGCCTGATTGGTTCTCTGGAATGATGGTCAACGAAATCGGGGTCGAGAAGCTGGGAGATGTTAGTTTATTGCTAAAGCTGTCCGTGTATATAGGTGTCGTACACCTGTTGATCGGATACATTTGCGGCTACATCAACATAAGAATGCAGCACAACAACAAGCACGCTTTCATGGAAAAGGGCGGATGGATTATCACGTTCATTGGAATGGTGATGCTCTGTTACGTGCTTACTCAGATGCTGTTCAACAAAACGGGGATCGAGGGGATGTTACTCTATATTCTCGTCATCGCCGTCGTGATGCTGGTAGCGGGAGTGGCTATTAACTTTAAAACAGAAAAGATCATGGCGATACTCGAACTTCCGGGTATTGTCGGAAACATATTATCATACACACGTTTGGCGGCCATCGGAATGTCCAAGGCAGGGATGGCAATGGCCTTCAACTACATAGCATTCGGAATGATAATGGGGATGAAAGAAGTCGTGGACTGGGGAGCCGTCCCGATATACGCCCTTGTAATCGGGCTGGTGCTGTGCGCATTCCTGCATCTGGTTGTATGGACGTTAGGCATACTTTCTGCCGGACTGCACGCCTTGAGGCTGCAGTTCGTGGAACTGATGACGAAATTCTTTGTCGGCGGAGGAATAAAATACGAGCCGTTGAAGATAAAACGCTTTAGAACAATCTTAACAAAAGAAGAAACTAGTAAAGAGGTATAA
- a CDS encoding deoxycytidylate deaminase: MKRPSNDEYFMSMAELASQRSTCVRRRVGAVIVKDKHILSTGYNGSPKGTKHCEELGCIREQLNIPSGTRHELCRGVHAEQNAVAQAAYFGVSVKDATIYTTTFPCSMCTKILINSGIIEVVYKSGYVDDLSKELLAETNIKVRVFSEGTE, translated from the coding sequence ATGAAGAGGCCCTCCAACGATGAATATTTCATGAGCATGGCCGAGCTAGCGTCCCAAAGGTCCACATGTGTCAGGAGAAGAGTGGGGGCGGTGATCGTAAAGGATAAGCACATACTCTCTACCGGGTACAACGGTTCTCCTAAAGGCACGAAGCACTGTGAAGAACTCGGATGCATCAGGGAACAGCTGAACATACCGTCCGGGACAAGGCACGAGCTGTGCAGGGGGGTGCACGCGGAACAGAACGCCGTGGCGCAGGCGGCGTACTTCGGGGTGAGCGTAAAAGACGCAACAATCTACACTACGACCTTCCCGTGTTCGATGTGTACAAAGATACTGATAAATTCAGGAATAATAGAGGTGGTTTACAAGTCTGGCTATGTAGATGATCTCTCAAAGGAATTGTTAGCGGAGACCAACATAAAGGTCCGTGTTTTCTCGGAAGGAACAGAGTAA
- a CDS encoding IS110 family RNA-guided transposase — protein MKIAIGIDVHKEKCAAFAVYAGKEEPRKKNLDFLERFNADFRRFPSDAAGMVGLTNRLHGQDAYILIENSTKSHDVYWMLTNLGFRVTVAHAADLYRITRSKTKNDDNDAAELAGYMRRRLMGEIEFAVAHMPSREVLVQRELCRFDINDRNDLTALKKQIRSHLLIRGMKLSRDYSDITCVLALRELKATGDHILILDAAKAESIKARKSQTEKMIRYRMEGNRMFDIVWSVPGFGILSAAYVTCMADDMTRFVDGRAFAASAGITPKLDESADRPKNCGISRRGDPELRRLLCQATFVHINHADSFISEKYKRLKANGKHHNEALVACANSMARMIWAMVTRDRKYSADPTVMAVTRYLADSDEIEDEMEAAQTE, from the coding sequence ATGAAAATAGCGATCGGGATAGATGTGCATAAGGAAAAATGTGCGGCGTTTGCAGTGTACGCAGGCAAAGAAGAGCCGAGAAAGAAGAACCTGGATTTTTTGGAAAGATTCAACGCCGATTTCCGGAGGTTCCCTTCGGACGCTGCGGGAATGGTAGGACTGACGAACCGTCTTCACGGTCAGGATGCGTATATTCTGATAGAGAATTCGACCAAGTCTCACGACGTCTATTGGATGCTGACCAATCTCGGGTTCAGAGTGACGGTGGCCCATGCCGCCGACCTGTACAGGATAACCAGGTCCAAAACAAAGAACGATGATAACGACGCTGCTGAACTGGCGGGGTATATGCGCAGGCGGCTGATGGGGGAGATCGAGTTCGCCGTCGCCCATATGCCTTCGCGGGAGGTGCTGGTGCAGAGGGAATTGTGCAGGTTCGATATCAACGACAGGAACGATCTGACCGCTTTGAAAAAACAGATCAGATCCCATCTTCTGATAAGAGGAATGAAGCTGTCCCGCGATTACTCCGACATCACCTGTGTTCTTGCCCTCAGGGAGCTGAAGGCAACGGGGGACCACATTCTCATTCTGGATGCGGCGAAGGCCGAGAGTATCAAAGCGAGGAAGTCTCAGACGGAGAAGATGATCCGATACAGGATGGAAGGCAACAGGATGTTCGATATCGTTTGGTCGGTCCCCGGATTCGGTATCCTGTCTGCGGCGTATGTCACGTGCATGGCCGATGATATGACACGTTTCGTGGATGGGCGGGCATTCGCCGCATCTGCCGGTATAACTCCCAAACTTGACGAATCCGCCGACAGACCGAAGAACTGCGGGATCAGCCGCAGAGGGGACCCAGAACTCAGGAGGCTGTTGTGCCAGGCAACGTTCGTTCACATAAACCATGCGGACTCGTTCATATCCGAGAAATACAAACGTCTGAAGGCCAACGGCAAACATCACAACGAGGCGTTGGTGGCATGTGCGAATTCCATGGCCCGTATGATCTGGGCCATGGTGACCCGGGACAGGAAGTATTCCGCAGACCCGACAGTGATGGCTGTGACAAGATATCTCGCCGATTCCGACGAGATAGAGGATGAGATGGAGGCAGCGCAGACAGAATGA